The segment TTAATCAGTTTCACAACCTTTTCGCAAACAAAAGACTCACCCTATGAATGGGATTGGGTTCGAGACGGTATTTGGACTGGTGCTGCATTAGGAACCACTGTTACAGGATATTCATTAATTATTGGAAAAGATGATATAACAGAAGCTAAATTACAACAAGAGGTTGCCAATCAAGATAACATCAATTTTATTGATAAATGGGCGGTTGGATATGAATCTGAAGCTGCTATTGGGCAAAGTAATATACCTTTTGCAATGTCATTTGCTTCTCCATTTGTATTACTTTTTGATGATGAAGTAAATGAGCACACTGCACAAATACTTGGTCTGTATTTAGAAAGCCTTTCTACCACAGCGGGGTTATATACGGTTACCGCTGGTTTGGTAAACCGTAGTAGACCTTATGTATATAACGAAGATGTTTCGCTTGAAAGGCGATTAATCAATAATGGTCAACGTTCTTTTTATTCAGGACATGTAGCGGCGGCGGCAACTGCTACCTTTTTTGCAGCAAAAGTATATAGTGATTTTAACCCAGATAGTCCTGCAAAAGTATGGGTTTGGGCTGGAGCAGCCACCATACCTGCTGCTGTTGGATATTTTAGAATTAAAGCTGGACAACATTTTTTAACAGATGTCCTTTTAGGCTATGGTCTTGGAGCGGTTACTGGATATTTTGTGCCAGAATTACACAAAACAGATGACAGCGTTATTGAAGTAGTTCCAAGTGCTGGAATGTCTGCCACCGGAGATATCTATAGAGGTATTGGACTGCAAATGACGTTTTAGATAGAATATAGATCATTTGCTGAGTGAATATGGAGTATAGACTTAGCATTTAAAAAAGGATTAAATTAAAATCGTGTGATGTAATTTCTCCTTTCAGCCGAAATGGCTGTTTTACACATTAAATCTAAAGTGCATCACATCGCCGTCTTTTACAATGTACTCCTTCCCTTCTATTCCTAACTTTCCAGCATCACGAACTTTGGCTTCGCTACCATAGGTTACAAAATCGTTATACTTAATTACCTCAGCACGGATAAATCCTTTTTCAAAATCGGTATGGATAACACCCGCAGCTTGTGGGGCAGTTGATCCTACAGGAATAGTCCAAGCACGGACTTCTTTTTCACCAGCTGTAAAATAAGTTTCCAAATTAAGCAATTTATAGGCGCTACGAATTAATTTTGCGGAACCTGGTTCTTCCAAACCTAAATCTTCCAAAAACATTTGGCGTTCGTCAAAGGTTTCCAGTTCAGTAATATCGGCTTCAGTACCTACGGCTAAGATAATCACTTCGGCATTTTCATCTTTTACAGCTTCTTTAACTTGCTCTACATATTTATTCCCAGAAACGGCTGCATCTTCATCTACATTGCAAACGTACAAAACAGGCTTGTCGGTTATAAACTGAATTTGATCAACAAACTCTTCCCGTTCTGAATCGGTAAGTTCGATTGCCCTTACAGAAATACCTGCTTCAAGTCCTTCTTTTACCTTTAATAAAGCTGTTTCTTCTTTTTGAGCTTCTTTATTTCCGGTTCTGGCAGCTCTTTTTACTTTATCTAGCTTCTTCTCAGTGGTTTCAAGGTCTTTTAACTGCAATTCAATATCAATGGTTTCTTTATCTCGAACTGGATTAATATTTCCGTCTACATGAACCACGTTATCATTATCAAAACAGCGCAATACGTGTAAAATAGCATCGGTTTCACGGATATTTCCTAAGAATTGATTCCCCAACCCTTCACCTTTGCTAGCTCCTTTTACCAAACCAGCAATATCAACTATTTCAACAGTTGCAGGCAGTACTCGTTGTGGATTCACCAATTCTTCCAACTTGACCAACCGATTATCTGGTACGTTTACCACACCAATATTGGGCTCAATAGTACAAAACGGAAAGTTAGCACTTTGTGCTTTAGCATTCGATAGACAATTAAAAAGGGTTGATTTACCTACATTTGGTAATCCTACAATTCCTGCTTTCATGTTTATATAATTTGGGCGCAAATATACACTAATAACAGACAATTAGAAGAATTTACCACTCACTTTTGTAAATAAAATATGGGAAAATTTTGGCTGCTTATTATCTTTAATTTAACACATTATACCCTAGATTTACAGTGTATTAACCAAACAATCAATAATCATGAAAAAAGTATTGTATTCAATTATAACAGTTTTATTTGTAACATTTTCTGTTAGCGGACAAGAAAACAAGAATGTGCAAAAAGAAACAGTTACTAAAAAAGTAACAGTAAAGGACACGAAAGTTGACACGAAAGTAGTCCAAGAAGTAAAAGAAGATAATGAAGTTGTGAAAGTGGAAGGAACTACGAAGCAAGATCAGAACTCTCAAGTTGTTACTTCAAAATCTGATAATACAGAAAAAGTAGTTGCAGACGACGTTTCTATTGATGCGGCAAACGCTGAGAAAATGCAGCAAAACATGACTAGGAAAAGTGAAGAACTAAAAGCTTCCATCGCTGCTCAAAAAGCAAAAGCTGAAAAAGAGCGCCAAATGCTTCAAGAAAAGAAAATGAAGATGCAAAAAGATCTTGAAAAACGCCGTATGGAACTGGAAAGTAGACCAGAAGGTATGTCAAGGCTTAAAAAAGATGATTAACAACTTTATAGAATAAAAAACAAGTTAGACCCCGGTAAAAACCGGGGTTTTTTATTGAAAAACTCTTGCTATCGCTTTCATGGGTTTTTTAAAATCGATGTTAAAACAAAAAATAATCCTGAAGATAATATAGCAGTACGCTTACCACTATATAGACCAATAGAATAATTAAAATCATCTGTAACCAAATTGGCATAAAAATCAAGTTTACCTTTATAAAAATAGCATATTCACTTTAATTTAAGACAATTTTAGCAGGAAACCGTTTTGTTACAAGAAGTTTGGCAAATTATTACCAATATGTTTTATATAATTAACAGTTTCAGCTATTATATTTACAATTATATAATAATCAGACAATTATAAAATTTATAATTATGAAAAAGATATTAATAGTTTTCGCTTTAGCAGCTTTTACAACT is part of the Marixanthomonas ophiurae genome and harbors:
- a CDS encoding phosphatase PAP2 family protein, with the protein product MKKTTTTLLLLLISFTTFSQTKDSPYEWDWVRDGIWTGAALGTTVTGYSLIIGKDDITEAKLQQEVANQDNINFIDKWAVGYESEAAIGQSNIPFAMSFASPFVLLFDDEVNEHTAQILGLYLESLSTTAGLYTVTAGLVNRSRPYVYNEDVSLERRLINNGQRSFYSGHVAAAATATFFAAKVYSDFNPDSPAKVWVWAGAATIPAAVGYFRIKAGQHFLTDVLLGYGLGAVTGYFVPELHKTDDSVIEVVPSAGMSATGDIYRGIGLQMTF
- the ychF gene encoding redox-regulated ATPase YchF, whose amino-acid sequence is MKAGIVGLPNVGKSTLFNCLSNAKAQSANFPFCTIEPNIGVVNVPDNRLVKLEELVNPQRVLPATVEIVDIAGLVKGASKGEGLGNQFLGNIRETDAILHVLRCFDNDNVVHVDGNINPVRDKETIDIELQLKDLETTEKKLDKVKRAARTGNKEAQKEETALLKVKEGLEAGISVRAIELTDSEREEFVDQIQFITDKPVLYVCNVDEDAAVSGNKYVEQVKEAVKDENAEVIILAVGTEADITELETFDERQMFLEDLGLEEPGSAKLIRSAYKLLNLETYFTAGEKEVRAWTIPVGSTAPQAAGVIHTDFEKGFIRAEVIKYNDFVTYGSEAKVRDAGKLGIEGKEYIVKDGDVMHFRFNV